A region of the Chryseobacterium gotjawalense genome:
ACACTTTGAATTCTCTCATCTTTTGGGGACCGCCGGGGACCGGGAAAACAACTTTGGCAGAAATTATTTCTGAAACCTCGGGTCGGAAATTTTATAAACTTTCAGCCGTTTCAAGCGGGGTGAAAGATATCAGAGAAATCATCGAAGAAGCCAAAAAGCAAAATCTTTTTTCAGGAAAATCACCGATTTTATTCATTGATGAAATTCACCGGTTTAATAAGTCGCAACAGGATTCTCTGCTTCACGCGGTGGAAAAAGGCTGGGTGGTTTTGATGGGTGCGACCACAGAAAATCCAAGTTTTGAAGTGGTTTCGGCTTTGCTTTCCCGATCGCAGGTTTATATTCTGAAAGCATTAGAATATGATAAGTTAGAAGAACTCATCGATATTTCTTTAAATAAATACAATCAGGATTCCAGTACCGATTTCATTATTAAAGATAAAGAAGCGCTCATTCAATATTCCGGTGGTGATGCCCGAAAGTTGATTAATGCCGTGGAAAATGTGCTCAATCAGTTCAAAAATTCTGAAAAGAAAGAAATTGACAATGATGATGTGCTTTCGGTTTTACAGGAAACCATGGCGCTTTACGATAAAAATGGGGAGCAACATTATGACATTATTTCTGCTTTCATTAAATCGATGCGGGGCTCTGACCCGAATGGCGCGGTGTATTGGTTAGCGAGAATGTTGGTGGGTGGCGAAGATATCAAGTTCATTGCCCGGAGAATGTTGATTTTGGCTTCAGAAGATATTGGATTGGCAAATCCGAATGCTTTGGTGATGGCGAATAACTGTTTTCAGGCGATTAATGTGATCGGAAATCCTGAGGCCAGAATAATTTTGAGTCAAACAGCTGTTTATTTAGCAGTTTCGCCAAAAAGTAATTCAACTTATGTTGCGATAAATGATGCGATTTCTCATGTTAAAAGAACAGGAAACCTTCCCGTTCCCTTGCATTTGAGGAACGCTCCGACGAAATTAATGAAAGATTTGGACTACGGAAAAGATTACGGTTACGCCCATTCTTACGAAGGGAATTTTGTTGATCTGGAATTTCTACCTGAAGAATTAAAGGGAACTTCATTTTACAAACCCGGAAATAATTCCACCGAAAATAAAATTGCCGACCAACTCAAAAAGAAATGGAAAGATAAATATTGATTGAACTTTTTTAGATTTTCAGACGATCAGTTTTCAAGCAAATATTCATCGTAATGTCCCATGAATTTCACTGTTGCTCCGATTAATTCTAATTTTTCCAATGCGATTTTCATTCAACAATAATAAAAAAGCCATTCGAATCGAACGGCTATATTGATGTTTTTTTTTACGATTTATTCAGATTTAAAAATTTCCGGTTTTCAGAAATATCAAATGTTCTAAAATCGCTTCCAGCAAATTGTTTCGTTGGTGTTTTCGGAATTTCTGCTTTTAAACAAGTTGCTTTTCAACGGGACGGATTATTTTAATTCAAAAGAAAGTGCTGCTTTTCAGGGCAGTTTAGAATCAGTTCATTTGTGCGGGAGAAACGGTGATTTCTGGCATTGCATAAATGTGCGATTTCGCGCGCAGTGCTACAATTTTTCTGATGTAGTTTAAATCCTTGGCTTCTTCAATCGTCATATCTTTGAATTCGTAGATTTTTACGACTTTATTATCATTAAAAGATTTTGTCACGTTTTTCAGTTCCTCTTCATTTTTTACGGAGACGCTTGTGATCAATTGATCTGCGGTGTGGTTTACCTGTGCTTTAGAGGTTCCGAAGAGTCTTTTCCAGAAATTGTTTTTTACCTCCGGCGCATTGTCTTCGTCGGTTCTGTAAATGATATAATCCTGGTTTTTGATTCCTGATTTTTCGATTCCTGCAGAAACTTCTTTGATGTTTTCCTGACTTGGGAAAAGGCCAACAATCGTGTAATTCATGATAAAGTGTTTTTGTTGTTAAATTCTATGCAAATATACTTCGTAATTATTTTAAAAAAGTACATTTTCAATAAATTAACAGAAAGTTGATAAAAATCAGGAATAATATTATTAATATGATAATTATTGATGAGGTCGATTTAATGATGTTTTTCAATTGATTATCTTTACGCTTCTTAAATTAAAATTATATAGATATGAATATCCTGCTGGCATCGACTTCTACGCTCTTTGGTGGAAATTATCTTGAATACATTAAGTCAGAAATTGCTGAACTTTTTACCGGAATAGATGAAATTGTTTTTATTCCCTTCGCAAGACCCGGCGGGATTTCACATGATGAATATACCAAGGTTGCGAAAGAGTTTTTTGCACAACTTCATATTCAGGTGAAAGGACTGCATGAATTTGAAAATCAAATTGCGGCGGTGAATGAAGCAAAAGGTTTTTTTACCGGCGGCGGGAATACTTTTTTATTGGTAAAAACTTTGCATGAAAAGAATTTGATGCAAACGGTAAAAGAAAATGTAGAAAGCGGAAAACCTTATTTGGGAACAAGCGCCGGATCGAATATTGGCGGCCTCAATATGAAAACGACCAACGATATGCCCATTGTTTATCCACCAAGTTTTGAATGTATGGGCTTGGTTCCTTTTAATATTAATCCACATTATCTGGATCCGAATCCTGATTTGAAACATAATGGCGAAACCCGCGAGACCCGAATCAAAGAATTTTTAACTCAAAACGATACAAAAGTCATCGGTCTTCGGGAAGGAAACTGGATTCGAAGAATCGGGAATCGGATTACCGTTGAAGGAAATGAAATGACCCGGATTTTTGAAAAAGACAAAGAACCGTACGAAATAAAATCCGGCACCGTATTGTAAATTATTCTTTCCAGTTTTTTTTGATTAATCCCATTAAAAAATCGGGACATTTTACGACTTTATTTTTTTCCGAATCCAGGAAAAATAAAGTCGTTTTTGCTTCCGTAATTTTCTCTTTAGAATCATTATAAATTTCATATTCAAAATCAATTCTTACACCCGGTATTTTTTTTATAAAAGTATGGATTTCTAGATTTTGATCATACAAGGCTGGTTTTAAATACTTAATGGAAAATTGGGAGACCGGTAACCAGATTCCACGGTGTTCTATCTCATTATAAGGCATCCCGAGTTCCCGAAAAAGTTCTACTCTGGCTACTTCAAAATAGGTGGCGTAGTTGCCATAATAGACGTATTTCATAGGGTCTGTTTCGGCGTAACGCACTCTTATTGTGTGTGTTGTGTGTATCATCTTAAGTAATCAATTAGACATACAAATATATTTTTAATTAATCAATAGTACAATGATTTTTTTTTGACGATTAAAAATTACATCTTTGTCTTCCCGTCAAAATTAACAAGCGAAGGAAAAAATTGCAGCAAGAAA
Encoded here:
- a CDS encoding replication-associated recombination protein A — translated: MNSNSPLAEKLRPKTLDQVLGQEHLTGKNGPIRKMLENDTLNSLIFWGPPGTGKTTLAEIISETSGRKFYKLSAVSSGVKDIREIIEEAKKQNLFSGKSPILFIDEIHRFNKSQQDSLLHAVEKGWVVLMGATTENPSFEVVSALLSRSQVYILKALEYDKLEELIDISLNKYNQDSSTDFIIKDKEALIQYSGGDARKLINAVENVLNQFKNSEKKEIDNDDVLSVLQETMALYDKNGEQHYDIISAFIKSMRGSDPNGAVYWLARMLVGGEDIKFIARRMLILASEDIGLANPNALVMANNCFQAINVIGNPEARIILSQTAVYLAVSPKSNSTYVAINDAISHVKRTGNLPVPLHLRNAPTKLMKDLDYGKDYGYAHSYEGNFVDLEFLPEELKGTSFYKPGNNSTENKIADQLKKKWKDKY
- the pepE gene encoding dipeptidase PepE, which translates into the protein MNILLASTSTLFGGNYLEYIKSEIAELFTGIDEIVFIPFARPGGISHDEYTKVAKEFFAQLHIQVKGLHEFENQIAAVNEAKGFFTGGGNTFLLVKTLHEKNLMQTVKENVESGKPYLGTSAGSNIGGLNMKTTNDMPIVYPPSFECMGLVPFNINPHYLDPNPDLKHNGETRETRIKEFLTQNDTKVIGLREGNWIRRIGNRITVEGNEMTRIFEKDKEPYEIKSGTVL
- a CDS encoding acyl-CoA thioesterase translates to MIHTTHTIRVRYAETDPMKYVYYGNYATYFEVARVELFRELGMPYNEIEHRGIWLPVSQFSIKYLKPALYDQNLEIHTFIKKIPGVRIDFEYEIYNDSKEKITEAKTTLFFLDSEKNKVVKCPDFLMGLIKKNWKE